The following are from one region of the Rhipicephalus microplus isolate Deutch F79 chromosome 1, USDA_Rmic, whole genome shotgun sequence genome:
- the LOC142767365 gene encoding neuropeptide receptor 15-like: MSPTENMLLEVSSPVFVANGTLPSVSVATEEPVASPVTIATLASLFAAIGVSGVLGNAFVVCAVLGDRDMRSSVTNLFILNLALSDLTILLACVPDIVLFIRNRGWELGLGMCRALRFVEVMALYASVMTLVSVCVER, encoded by the coding sequence ATGTCTCCGACCGAGAATATGCTGCTGGAGGTGTCCTCTCCGGTCTTCGTCGCCAACGGAACCCTGCCGAGCGTGTCGGTGGCGACGGAGGAACCAGTAGCTTCCCCTGTCACGATCGCCACGCTGGCTTCGCTGTTCGCCGCCATCGGCGTATCGGGCGTGCTGGGCAACGCGTTTGTGGTGTGCGCCGTACTGGGCGACCGAGACATGCGCAGTTCGGTGACCAACTTGTTCATTCTTAATCTGGCCCTGAGTGACCTCACCATATTGCTGGCGTGCGTGCCGGACATCGTGCTCTTCATCCGCAACCGCGGCTGGGAACTGGGCTTGGGCATGTGCAGAGCACTGCGCTTTGTCGAGGTCATGGCACTCTACGCGTCCGTGATGACTCTGGTCAGCGTGTGCGTCGAGAGGTAA